From a single Herpetosiphon gulosus genomic region:
- a CDS encoding SPFH domain-containing protein, which translates to MIIPWIYYVQADEQLLVESLSRRWTVNGPRRYTAQPFERITRRSGLVLGPTEYVYVTDSLTGQERLERGPQLLFPTAYEEIGTTQQALPLKKNQYVRILDRSTGQLRVERGEQSIYLQPNETQIGTIEAGYNIDEHHAVLVRSTTDGQLNLITTPQVFIPTAEQEVIEHRQRILLENHEVVVIKDRDGRYQFRRGSQRDRSFFLEPYTDLVTFRWSSGLHKDKRNLIITHLDIRPKFMWYAFEARTQDNVEIMIDITFFWQLADVEAMIVSTDDAPGDICAHARSAIIQAVSQTSLERFLANFNSIVRDAVIVPEDGFYAERGVKLHSVEVRSITCKDANTQRVLQEIIQETTNRLNRLQKQESENEIKVKQLEGEIVAQETRSRLLELQRRIAQAEAETQGLAEAERVHAFIQGLGTELPLSEKLAIFNILRRQEAIASLSQGKAQLYLTPADINLNIEHRA; encoded by the coding sequence ATGATTATTCCTTGGATCTACTACGTTCAGGCCGATGAGCAATTATTGGTTGAGAGTCTGAGTCGCCGCTGGACGGTCAATGGGCCACGCCGCTACACTGCCCAACCATTCGAGCGAATCACGCGGCGCAGTGGGTTGGTGCTTGGGCCAACCGAATATGTCTATGTAACCGATTCGCTAACTGGCCAAGAACGGCTTGAGCGCGGCCCCCAACTGCTCTTTCCAACTGCCTACGAAGAAATTGGCACAACTCAACAAGCGTTGCCGCTCAAGAAAAACCAATATGTGCGAATTTTAGATCGCAGTACAGGGCAATTGCGGGTTGAGCGCGGCGAACAAAGCATTTATCTCCAGCCCAACGAAACTCAAATTGGCACTATCGAGGCTGGCTATAATATCGATGAACATCACGCGGTGTTGGTACGCAGCACCACTGACGGTCAATTAAACCTGATTACCACACCACAAGTGTTTATTCCTACCGCTGAGCAAGAGGTAATCGAGCATCGCCAGCGCATTTTGCTCGAAAATCATGAAGTTGTGGTGATTAAGGATCGTGATGGGCGCTATCAGTTTCGGCGTGGCAGTCAACGCGATCGCTCCTTCTTCCTCGAACCTTACACCGATTTGGTGACCTTTCGCTGGTCGTCGGGCTTGCACAAAGATAAACGTAATTTGATCATTACTCATTTGGATATTCGACCAAAATTTATGTGGTATGCCTTCGAGGCCCGTACCCAAGATAATGTCGAAATTATGATCGATATTACCTTTTTCTGGCAGTTGGCCGATGTTGAGGCCATGATTGTTAGCACTGATGATGCCCCGGGCGATATTTGCGCTCACGCTCGTAGTGCAATTATCCAAGCAGTTTCGCAAACCAGCCTTGAACGCTTTTTAGCTAATTTCAATAGCATCGTGCGTGATGCCGTGATCGTGCCCGAAGATGGTTTCTATGCTGAACGTGGCGTGAAATTACACTCGGTCGAAGTGCGCTCGATCACGTGCAAAGATGCCAATACCCAGCGCGTGCTGCAAGAAATTATTCAAGAAACCACCAATCGACTCAATCGGCTGCAAAAACAAGAGAGCGAGAACGAAATCAAGGTCAAACAGCTTGAAGGCGAGATCGTCGCCCAAGAAACCCGTAGCCGTTTGCTTGAATTGCAACGCCGTATCGCCCAAGCCGAAGCTGAAACTCAAGGTTTAGCCGAGGCCGAGCGCGTACACGCCTTTATCCAAGGTCTAGGAACCGAATTACCGCTCAGCGAAAAATTGGCAATTTTCAATATTTTACGCCGCCAAGAAGCGATTGCTAGTCTGAGCCAAGGCAAAGCTCAGTTGTATCTCACGCCTGCCGATATCAATTTGAATATAGAACATCGAGCATAG
- a CDS encoding zinc-binding dehydrogenase, translated as MMKAGFFRQHGGLEVLEYGDLAEPVAGPDEVLVRVRAAALNHLDLFVREGLPGLNLSMPHIGGCDIAGEIAAIGEGVTGWSEGQRVVVNPNMWCGTCEYCIAGEETLCDRYGVIGEHQTGGLAQYIAVPARNLYAIPADYAFEQAAAVPLVWMTAWRALIGQAQLRAGQSVLILGAGGGVASAAIQIARYAGATVYAASRSPEKLARAKALGADYVVRSDGDWGREIWKQTNKRGVDVVLENVGAATWESSLRSCAKGGTVVTYGATTGPIVNIDIRKLFWRQFNLIGSTMANNREFNTIMRLMFWERRFQPLIDKVFPLSEIQTAQRYLESAEQFGKVVIAIP; from the coding sequence ATGATGAAGGCAGGATTTTTTCGCCAACACGGTGGGCTAGAGGTTTTAGAATATGGCGATCTAGCTGAACCAGTGGCTGGGCCAGATGAAGTTTTGGTGCGTGTACGGGCCGCTGCCCTAAACCATCTTGATCTGTTTGTGCGCGAGGGCTTACCTGGCCTAAACTTAAGCATGCCGCATATTGGTGGCTGCGATATTGCTGGCGAAATTGCGGCAATCGGCGAGGGCGTAACTGGTTGGAGCGAAGGCCAGCGCGTGGTCGTCAATCCTAATATGTGGTGTGGCACCTGCGAATATTGCATCGCTGGCGAAGAAACCTTATGCGATCGTTATGGGGTAATCGGCGAGCACCAAACTGGTGGTTTGGCTCAATATATCGCCGTGCCAGCCCGCAATCTCTACGCCATTCCTGCTGATTATGCGTTTGAGCAAGCTGCCGCCGTGCCGCTGGTTTGGATGACCGCTTGGCGTGCTTTGATTGGTCAAGCTCAGTTGCGGGCTGGCCAAAGTGTGCTGATTTTGGGCGCTGGTGGCGGCGTAGCAAGTGCTGCAATTCAAATTGCTCGCTATGCTGGAGCCACGGTGTATGCTGCTTCACGCTCACCCGAAAAACTAGCGCGAGCCAAAGCATTAGGAGCCGATTACGTGGTACGATCAGATGGTGATTGGGGCCGCGAAATTTGGAAACAAACCAACAAGCGCGGGGTTGATGTAGTATTAGAGAATGTGGGTGCGGCCACTTGGGAAAGCTCGTTGCGTAGTTGCGCCAAAGGTGGCACAGTTGTAACCTATGGCGCAACTACAGGCCCAATCGTCAATATCGATATTCGTAAACTTTTTTGGCGACAATTTAACCTGATTGGCTCAACCATGGCCAATAATCGTGAATTTAACACGATTATGCGCTTGATGTTTTGGGAACGTCGGTTTCAACCATTGATCGATAAGGTGTTTCCACTCAGCGAAATTCAGACAGCTCAACGCTATCTTGAATCAGCCGAGCAATTCGGCAAAGTCGTGATCGCAATACCCTAG
- a CDS encoding DUF4938 domain-containing protein — MAITIEHVRVLEGPNIYYPQAGVAATLQASHDLRDELGRQLKTWAQAVGLIIGYLRMKIEPVDDQWQLSLSFTCNHPQLGAAILQHAVEDMLAAERQDEDWNHDDALFDLRRQRMRIDPVLPLLQLRAEAQGRVLPVIAVGDGMLQIGTGSGGWQFDPAQLSLGFAINPPWEQIRSVPLIAIGGIGAEVAAEQIAQGLTAAGWQQVVHIPKGDFASVRQAFLQPNAAMFVVALDYTDAVERGLAFNRCNIGVVLGISNLPEAHALAAGLPALTADELGNTILLADDQRTAGLARRTAAPVVQLQRTHEPASIQQPLLALVVNQLQQLLDAGAFD; from the coding sequence ATGGCAATCACTATCGAACATGTTCGCGTTTTAGAAGGCCCAAATATCTATTACCCTCAGGCTGGAGTTGCTGCAACCTTGCAGGCGAGCCACGATCTGCGCGATGAACTCGGGCGGCAACTCAAAACCTGGGCCCAAGCAGTTGGTTTGATCATCGGCTATTTGCGCATGAAAATCGAGCCAGTTGACGATCAATGGCAATTAAGCTTGAGTTTTACCTGCAATCATCCCCAACTTGGCGCGGCCATTTTGCAGCATGCGGTCGAAGATATGTTGGCCGCCGAACGCCAAGACGAAGATTGGAATCACGATGATGCCTTGTTTGATCTGCGCCGCCAGCGCATGCGGATCGATCCAGTGCTGCCGTTATTGCAATTACGGGCCGAAGCGCAAGGACGGGTGCTGCCAGTGATTGCGGTTGGCGATGGCATGTTACAAATCGGTACAGGCAGCGGTGGCTGGCAGTTTGATCCGGCTCAACTCAGCCTTGGCTTTGCAATTAACCCGCCATGGGAGCAGATTCGCAGCGTGCCATTAATCGCCATTGGGGGAATTGGGGCCGAAGTAGCAGCAGAACAGATTGCCCAAGGATTAACTGCGGCTGGTTGGCAACAGGTTGTGCATATTCCCAAAGGCGATTTTGCTAGCGTGCGCCAAGCATTTCTCCAACCCAACGCTGCAATGTTTGTGGTAGCCTTGGATTATACTGATGCGGTCGAACGAGGTTTAGCCTTTAATCGCTGTAATATTGGGGTGGTGCTGGGCATTAGCAATTTGCCTGAAGCCCACGCCTTGGCGGCAGGTTTGCCAGCCCTAACCGCCGACGAACTGGGCAACACAATCTTACTTGCCGACGATCAACGCACTGCTGGATTGGCACGACGCACGGCGGCTCCAGTTGTGCAACTACAGCGAACCCACGAACCAGCCAGCATTCAACAACCCTTATTGGCCTTGGTCGTCAATCAATTGCAACAATTGCTCGACGCTGGAGCCTTTGATTAA
- a CDS encoding long-chain fatty acid--CoA ligase has protein sequence MLRGLMMDYPLTVDRLLDHAYKLYPHKRVTTKQPDGSLHRYSFADLYHRVKRLGNVLHKLGINQGDRVGTFAWNNYQHLELYYAIPCAGAVCHTLNIRLSTEQLAYIINHAEDKVIFVDATLLPLFSKLADNIPAVETIVLINAQPGIETPFPNVLHYEDLMAQVEAEFEWPVTDERQAMGLCYTSGTTGNPKGVLYSHRSLYLHTMGENQATALAFTPDDIVMPVVPQFHAMAWGLPYSAMFAGADLIMPGLHLNPVALADLIADEKITFPAGVPTIWTAMYQELRANPRDFSHVRCLAVGGAAMPRGLIEAYERDFGVPVLHAWGMTELSPLGTISSLQPQHRQLSDHERWDLRAKQGYPIGGVELRIVNDAGEELPWDGTTVGELQARGPWVTAGYYKVEPTAEHFTADGWFRTGDVATINHEGYLGITDRTKDLVKSGGEWISSVELENALMGHAKVTEAAVIAIPDERWSERPLACVVLTKDAGEVEPNELLEYLEPLVAKFWLPERVVFLSEIPKTSVGKFDKKVLRARYANGELS, from the coding sequence ATGCTACGTGGCCTGATGATGGACTATCCGCTGACCGTTGATCGGTTGCTCGACCACGCTTATAAGCTCTACCCCCACAAACGCGTGACAACTAAGCAACCTGATGGCTCACTCCACCGCTATTCGTTCGCCGATCTCTACCACCGTGTGAAGCGCTTAGGCAATGTCCTACACAAACTTGGCATCAACCAAGGTGATCGCGTCGGCACGTTTGCATGGAACAACTACCAACATCTTGAACTCTACTATGCAATTCCTTGTGCTGGTGCTGTCTGTCATACCTTAAATATTCGGCTTTCAACCGAGCAATTGGCCTATATCATCAATCATGCCGAAGATAAGGTGATTTTTGTTGATGCAACCTTGTTGCCGTTGTTCTCCAAGCTTGCCGATAATATTCCTGCGGTCGAAACCATCGTTTTGATCAATGCCCAACCTGGCATCGAAACACCCTTCCCAAACGTTTTGCATTACGAAGATTTGATGGCGCAAGTCGAAGCTGAATTCGAATGGCCTGTAACTGATGAACGCCAAGCAATGGGTCTGTGCTACACCAGCGGCACAACTGGCAATCCTAAAGGCGTGTTATATAGCCATCGGTCGCTCTATTTGCACACGATGGGCGAAAATCAAGCCACGGCCTTGGCCTTTACCCCCGATGATATTGTAATGCCCGTCGTGCCTCAGTTTCATGCGATGGCGTGGGGCTTGCCCTACTCAGCCATGTTCGCTGGCGCAGATTTGATCATGCCAGGCTTGCACTTGAATCCAGTCGCCTTGGCCGATTTGATTGCCGACGAGAAAATTACTTTCCCTGCTGGTGTGCCCACAATTTGGACGGCGATGTACCAAGAATTACGCGCCAATCCTCGTGATTTTTCGCATGTGCGCTGTTTGGCAGTTGGCGGTGCAGCCATGCCACGCGGCTTGATCGAAGCCTACGAACGTGATTTTGGCGTGCCAGTGCTGCATGCGTGGGGCATGACCGAGCTTTCGCCCTTGGGCACAATTTCAAGCCTACAACCCCAACATCGCCAGCTAAGTGACCACGAACGCTGGGATTTGCGCGCTAAACAGGGCTATCCAATCGGTGGCGTTGAATTGCGGATCGTCAATGATGCTGGCGAGGAATTGCCGTGGGATGGAACGACTGTCGGCGAGTTACAGGCGCGTGGCCCATGGGTGACTGCTGGCTATTACAAAGTTGAGCCAACCGCTGAGCATTTTACCGCCGATGGCTGGTTCCGCACTGGCGACGTGGCTACAATCAACCACGAAGGCTATTTGGGCATTACCGATCGTACCAAAGATTTGGTCAAGAGCGGCGGCGAATGGATCTCATCGGTTGAACTGGAAAATGCCTTGATGGGCCATGCCAAGGTCACCGAGGCGGCGGTGATTGCGATTCCCGATGAGCGTTGGAGTGAGCGCCCGTTGGCTTGTGTGGTGCTGACCAAAGATGCAGGCGAGGTTGAGCCAAACGAACTTTTGGAGTATCTCGAGCCGTTGGTGGCTAAATTCTGGTTGCCTGAACGAGTTGTCTTCTTGAGCGAAATTCCCAAAACCAGCGTGGGCAAGTTTGATAAAAAAGTGCTACGCGCACGCTATGCCAACGGCGAATTAAGCTAG
- a CDS encoding family 1 glycosylhydrolase, with protein MNLRHNFPNYFLWGTSTTASQIAGTWHYVGNGESFRFDIANTPETIRPKHNGYLANDHYHLDRTSKYRSMAMYV; from the coding sequence ATAAATTTACGCCACAATTTCCCCAACTATTTTCTTTGGGGCACATCAACCACTGCCTCGCAAATTGCAGGCACTTGGCACTATGTTGGCAACGGTGAGAGCTTTCGATTTGACATTGCCAACACGCCAGAGACGATTCGCCCCAAGCATAATGGTTATCTTGCCAACGATCACTATCACCTCGATCGAACAAGCAAATATCGATCCATGGCTATGTATGTATGA
- a CDS encoding deoxyhypusine synthase family protein: MSTTPISDFLRHNFRHFNAAAMIDASDAYVRHLENNGKMMITLAGAMSTAELGISLAEMIRQDKVQIISCTGANLEEDLFNLVAHDYYERVPHYRDLTPDDEAALLARHMNRVTDTCIPEEEAMRRLERALVDEWTAADAAGERYFPHEFLYRILRKGVLEEYFQIDIKDSWMYAAMEKNLPIIVPGWEDSTTGNMFAAHCIQGEIKNVHTVRTGIEYMAYLAEWYIETSKTHSIGFYQIGGGIAGDFPICVVPMLHQDMQMGNVPVWGYFCQISDSTTSYGSYSGAVPNEKITWGKLEPTTPKFIVESDASIVAPLMFALILGQ; this comes from the coding sequence GTGAGCACGACTCCTATTAGCGATTTTTTGCGCCATAACTTTCGCCACTTCAACGCGGCAGCCATGATCGATGCCAGCGATGCCTATGTGCGCCATCTTGAAAACAACGGCAAAATGATGATTACCCTTGCTGGTGCGATGAGCACCGCCGAATTGGGAATCTCGTTGGCTGAAATGATTCGCCAAGATAAAGTGCAAATTATTTCGTGTACCGGAGCCAACCTCGAAGAAGATTTATTCAACTTAGTGGCTCACGATTACTACGAACGTGTGCCGCATTATCGCGATTTAACTCCCGATGATGAAGCAGCGCTGTTGGCTCGCCATATGAATCGGGTCACCGACACCTGTATTCCTGAAGAAGAAGCCATGCGCCGCTTGGAACGGGCCTTGGTTGATGAATGGACTGCGGCGGATGCAGCAGGCGAACGCTATTTCCCTCACGAATTTCTGTATCGGATTTTGCGCAAAGGCGTTTTAGAAGAATATTTCCAAATCGATATTAAGGATTCGTGGATGTACGCCGCAATGGAGAAAAATCTGCCAATTATCGTGCCAGGCTGGGAAGATTCAACAACTGGCAATATGTTTGCAGCTCACTGTATCCAAGGCGAAATCAAGAATGTGCACACGGTGCGGACTGGGATCGAATACATGGCCTATTTGGCCGAATGGTATATCGAAACCAGCAAAACCCATTCAATTGGCTTCTATCAAATTGGCGGCGGCATCGCTGGCGACTTCCCAATTTGTGTTGTGCCAATGTTGCACCAAGATATGCAGATGGGCAACGTGCCAGTTTGGGGCTATTTCTGCCAAATCAGCGATTCAACCACTAGCTATGGCTCATACTCAGGCGCAGTGCCCAACGAAAAAATCACCTGGGGCAAATTAGAACCAACCACACCTAAATTTATCGTCGAATCTGATGCCTCAATTGTTGCACCATTGATGTTTGCCTTGATTTTGGGGCAATAA
- a CDS encoding Tex family protein — protein sequence MDYAHLIAKGLTVRAEQVTAAIQLFDAGNTLPFVARYRKEQTGGLDEEQLRSIQSQIARLRELDERREAILSALREQGNLSDELAQALAAATDKTTLEDLYAPFKPKRRTRASIARERGLEGLAEIIQMQPNDPIDTTARQFLNEQIASIEEALAGARDIVAEQISDHPEVRRQTRERALRWGVVRSELIADAEDSKGVYQTYYQFESTASRLKPYQVLALNRGETEHILRFKIQMDQRDWFDVVAKYFPLDQRSAWAEQLRLAIHDGAERLLLPAIERDVRRALTEQAESHAITVFAKNVHSLLLQAPIANNVVLGLDPGYRTGCKVAIIGQTGNVLTTATIYPHSGAAARERAFQELQTLIKRYAVSLIAIGNGTASRETEQLVADVIRQQTGLHYLIVSEAGASVYSASSLARSELPDLDVSLRGAVSIARRVQDPLAELVKIEPKAIGVGMYQHDVDQSALGNALDGVVESAVNNVGVDVNTASPALLRYVAGIGPKLSAQIVSHREEHGPFRSRQALKKVKGLGPKAFEQAAGFLRIRDGDEALDASAIHPESYTVTRNLLAKLNINAKTGRNERIKRLEDLKNQPLHSLAAELGTGVPTLSDIIDQLLRPGRDPREDVPAPILRSDVLAFEDLQPGMQLKGTVRNVVDWGAFIDLGVKHDGLLHSSQIPRGLSLSVGDIVDVSIQSIDPDRKRIALVLAQ from the coding sequence ATGGATTATGCTCATTTAATTGCCAAAGGCTTGACGGTGCGTGCCGAGCAAGTTACCGCCGCAATTCAATTATTCGATGCAGGCAATACCTTGCCGTTCGTCGCTCGTTATCGCAAAGAGCAAACTGGTGGCTTGGATGAAGAGCAATTACGCAGCATTCAAAGTCAAATTGCCCGTTTACGTGAGCTTGATGAACGGCGCGAGGCAATTTTAAGTGCCCTGCGCGAGCAAGGCAATTTGAGCGATGAATTAGCTCAAGCCTTGGCCGCTGCCACTGATAAAACCACCCTCGAAGATTTGTATGCACCTTTCAAGCCCAAACGGCGTACTCGCGCTAGCATTGCCCGCGAACGTGGCCTCGAAGGCTTGGCGGAAATTATCCAAATGCAGCCGAACGATCCGATTGATACCACCGCTCGGCAGTTTCTCAACGAACAGATTGCCAGCATTGAAGAGGCCTTGGCGGGAGCACGCGATATTGTGGCCGAGCAGATCAGCGATCATCCTGAGGTGCGCCGCCAAACTCGTGAACGGGCTTTGCGTTGGGGCGTGGTTCGCAGCGAGTTAATCGCCGATGCCGAGGATAGCAAGGGCGTATATCAAACCTACTATCAATTTGAGAGCACCGCTAGCCGCCTCAAGCCTTACCAAGTGTTGGCGCTCAATCGCGGCGAAACCGAACATATTTTGCGTTTTAAAATTCAGATGGATCAACGTGATTGGTTTGATGTGGTTGCCAAATATTTCCCGCTTGATCAACGTTCAGCGTGGGCCGAGCAACTGCGTTTGGCGATTCACGATGGCGCTGAGCGTTTGCTCTTGCCAGCCATCGAGCGCGATGTGCGCCGCGCCTTGACTGAGCAAGCTGAAAGCCATGCGATCACCGTCTTTGCCAAGAATGTGCATTCGTTGCTGTTGCAAGCGCCAATCGCTAACAATGTGGTGCTGGGGCTTGATCCAGGCTATCGCACTGGTTGCAAAGTGGCGATCATCGGCCAAACTGGCAATGTGCTCACCACCGCCACGATCTACCCGCACAGTGGCGCAGCAGCGCGTGAACGGGCGTTTCAAGAATTGCAAACATTGATCAAACGCTATGCGGTGAGTTTGATTGCAATTGGCAATGGCACGGCTTCACGCGAAACTGAGCAATTGGTCGCCGATGTGATTCGCCAACAAACTGGCTTGCACTATTTGATTGTCAGCGAAGCTGGAGCCAGTGTTTACAGCGCTAGCAGCCTTGCTCGCAGCGAATTGCCAGATCTCGATGTGAGCCTGCGTGGCGCGGTTTCGATTGCGCGGCGGGTGCAAGACCCCTTGGCCGAGTTGGTCAAAATCGAGCCAAAAGCGATTGGCGTGGGCATGTATCAACACGATGTTGATCAATCGGCCTTGGGCAATGCGCTTGATGGCGTGGTTGAGAGCGCGGTCAATAACGTTGGGGTTGATGTCAATACCGCTTCGCCTGCGCTTTTACGCTATGTTGCAGGGATTGGCCCCAAGCTTTCGGCCCAAATTGTGAGCCATCGCGAGGAACATGGCCCCTTTCGTTCACGCCAAGCACTCAAAAAAGTTAAAGGGCTGGGGCCAAAAGCCTTTGAGCAAGCCGCCGGATTTTTGCGGATTCGCGATGGTGATGAAGCCTTGGATGCCAGCGCAATTCACCCCGAAAGTTATACGGTTACCCGTAATTTGCTAGCCAAGCTGAATATCAATGCCAAAACAGGCCGTAACGAACGGATCAAACGCTTGGAAGATTTGAAAAATCAGCCATTGCATAGCCTTGCGGCGGAATTGGGCACAGGCGTGCCAACTCTAAGCGATATTATCGATCAACTGCTGCGGCCAGGTCGCGACCCACGCGAGGATGTGCCAGCGCCGATTTTGCGCAGCGATGTGCTGGCTTTTGAAGATTTACAGCCAGGCATGCAACTCAAAGGCACGGTGCGCAACGTCGTCGATTGGGGTGCGTTCATCGATTTGGGGGTTAAGCACGATGGCTTATTGCACAGTTCGCAAATTCCCCGTGGCCTGAGTTTGAGTGTTGGCGATATTGTTGATGTCAGCATTCAATCGATCGACCCAGATCGCAAACGGATCGCGCTGGTTTTGGCGCAATAA
- a CDS encoding GerMN domain-containing protein: MRCPLYAGEDLPVAQVVSTPTPVAVGGWRGWLAGLSTRDRRIYATLVGLLGLIIVAYAISGVVLFSNPDTPAVPSATSQVLQPTSDSPTLTVSPSPNAFATAAVRQTQTAEVIAQTTTVTPSVSATPSASATTQVILASPTFVIVPPTEDVIVASATPSIPFATDLPSLEPTLSPIATTAVPTLEPTVEPTIEPTVEPTLEPTVEPTVEPTVEPTPEPIPEPTAQPTEETGGREVNQLTLFFADSTGQVLVPVSRQIAATRQPRTAAIQQLIQGARSDLRSLLPSDTQLLGLRLNNGIATANFNRIPTFGNSSLEDLGLRSIVLALTEQPEITQVQIQVQGQNLGGLRYRPNVNPDNPQGLNGQFNTTSFLPLYFQQSSGRWVRVMRLVPSTKTEARATVDELIRGAGRYSHVVSSAIPSTSQVRRLVIVDGVVQLDLSAEFSQTSNPRAAVDALVLALTSFNSVQQVQITVEGQSLSSIWGATFSNPFIRPQLNPE, translated from the coding sequence GTGCGTTGCCCATTATATGCAGGTGAAGATCTGCCCGTTGCGCAGGTTGTCAGCACGCCTACGCCAGTTGCGGTGGGTGGTTGGCGTGGCTGGCTCGCTGGTTTATCAACTCGCGATCGCCGAATTTATGCCACCTTGGTGGGCCTACTTGGCTTAATTATTGTGGCCTATGCGATTAGCGGCGTTGTTTTATTTAGCAACCCCGATACTCCAGCCGTTCCTAGCGCTACCTCGCAAGTGCTTCAGCCAACATCTGATAGCCCAACATTAACGGTTTCACCATCACCAAATGCCTTTGCCACAGCAGCGGTTCGTCAAACTCAAACAGCCGAAGTTATTGCTCAAACCACTACCGTCACTCCCTCGGTCTCTGCTACGCCATCGGCTTCTGCAACCACTCAGGTGATTCTTGCATCGCCAACCTTTGTTATTGTACCGCCAACTGAAGATGTGATTGTCGCCTCTGCTACTCCTAGCATTCCGTTTGCCACCGATCTTCCCAGCTTGGAGCCAACGTTATCGCCAATTGCGACAACTGCCGTGCCAACGCTTGAACCAACCGTGGAACCGACCATTGAGCCAACTGTAGAACCAACGCTTGAGCCAACTGTAGAACCGACAGTTGAGCCAACTGTAGAACCAACGCCTGAACCAATCCCTGAGCCAACTGCTCAGCCAACCGAGGAAACTGGTGGTCGCGAGGTTAATCAATTAACATTGTTTTTTGCCGATAGCACTGGCCAAGTTTTGGTGCCAGTCTCGCGCCAGATTGCCGCAACTCGTCAGCCACGGACTGCTGCAATCCAACAGTTAATTCAAGGTGCACGCAGCGATTTACGTAGTTTGTTGCCCAGCGATACCCAATTACTTGGGCTACGCTTGAATAATGGCATTGCTACCGCTAATTTTAACCGTATCCCGACGTTTGGCAATTCAAGCCTAGAAGACTTGGGCTTGCGTTCGATTGTGTTGGCCTTGACTGAGCAACCAGAGATTACTCAGGTGCAAATTCAAGTCCAAGGCCAGAATTTGGGTGGCCTGCGCTATCGCCCTAATGTCAACCCCGATAATCCGCAGGGTTTAAATGGTCAGTTTAACACAACTTCGTTCTTGCCGTTATATTTTCAGCAAAGTTCTGGTCGTTGGGTGCGAGTGATGCGGCTTGTGCCAAGCACCAAAACCGAGGCGCGGGCCACTGTCGATGAGCTTATTCGCGGAGCTGGCCGCTATAGCCATGTTGTCAGTAGTGCCATCCCTAGTACCAGCCAAGTGCGGCGTTTAGTGATTGTCGATGGGGTTGTCCAGCTTGATCTTAGCGCTGAATTCAGCCAAACTAGCAATCCTCGCGCGGCGGTTGATGCCTTGGTATTGGCATTAACCTCGTTCAACAGCGTGCAACAGGTGCAGATTACGGTCGAAGGCCAATCGCTCAGCAGCATTTGGGGCGCTACCTTCAGCAATCCCTTCATTCGCCCGCAACTCAACCCTGAATAG
- a CDS encoding metallophosphoesterase family protein, which yields MRVLVLADIHANLAALEAVLGAAGEVDSVWCLGDTVGYGPQPNECVALMRERQQAMLVGNHDLGCLGTIPLTNFNRDARIANEWNGLQLTEEHREFLLSLSPMQQVNDMVTLAHGSPRDPVWEYLLDTVGATYSFDHFSTPICFVGHTHQPVIFTADMLGDHCTATIPTDQLVLKLQPDKRYIINAGGVGQPRDGDARSGWAIYDDEQQTVSFHRTTYNIRRTQTLMLEHGLPNILAARLSFGM from the coding sequence ATGCGGGTTCTGGTTCTTGCTGATATTCATGCTAACTTAGCCGCACTGGAAGCTGTTCTTGGAGCAGCAGGCGAGGTCGATTCGGTTTGGTGTTTGGGTGATACGGTTGGTTATGGGCCTCAACCAAATGAATGTGTTGCGCTCATGCGTGAACGCCAGCAAGCGATGTTGGTCGGCAATCACGACCTTGGTTGCCTTGGCACAATTCCCTTGACCAATTTTAATCGTGATGCACGGATTGCCAATGAATGGAATGGTTTGCAATTAACCGAAGAGCATCGCGAGTTTTTGCTCAGCCTAAGCCCGATGCAACAGGTTAACGATATGGTTACCTTGGCACACGGTAGCCCACGCGACCCAGTTTGGGAGTATTTACTCGATACCGTGGGGGCAACCTATTCGTTCGATCATTTTAGCACACCGATTTGCTTTGTGGGCCATACCCATCAGCCAGTGATTTTTACTGCTGATATGCTTGGCGATCATTGCACGGCGACGATTCCGACTGACCAATTGGTGCTCAAGCTGCAACCCGATAAGCGCTATATCATCAATGCTGGTGGCGTTGGTCAGCCTCGCGATGGTGATGCCCGCTCTGGTTGGGCAATTTATGACGATGAGCAACAAACGGTCAGCTTCCATCGCACAACTTACAATATTCGGCGTACTCAAACCTTGATGCTTGAACATGGCTTGCCTAATATTTTGGCAGCTCGTTTGAGTTTTGGCATGTAG